One genomic window of Methanosarcina acetivorans C2A includes the following:
- a CDS encoding DUF5652 family protein, with protein sequence MVDASFSLLQTNPQFATLILILVLWELFWKGIALWKAARESQRYWFIAILILNTVGILPILYIFLFKEGKKGI encoded by the coding sequence ATGGTAGACGCTTCTTTCTCATTGCTTCAAACAAATCCACAATTTGCAACCCTTATTTTAATTCTGGTGCTGTGGGAGCTCTTCTGGAAGGGTATAGCCCTGTGGAAGGCAGCACGAGAATCTCAACGATACTGGTTTATCGCTATACTCATTTTGAATACGGTAGGTATTTTACCTATCCTTTATATTTTCTTATTTAAGGAAGGAAAAAAGGGAATATGA
- a CDS encoding HepT-like ribonuclease domain-containing protein: MEVAEEFVSGWTYEDFAADRKTQFAVIRALEIIGEATKNIPYEVREKYPFVPWKDLAGIRDKLIHAYFGVNLKVVWLSIKEGIPEAKPDIKRILDEM; encoded by the coding sequence ATGGAAGTAGCAGAAGAATTTGTCAGCGGCTGGACATATGAAGATTTTGCTGCCGACCGTAAAACCCAGTTTGCAGTAATCAGAGCTCTAGAAATCATTGGCGAAGCAACAAAGAATATCCCATATGAAGTGCGCGAAAAATATCCTTTTGTTCCGTGGAAAGATCTGGCAGGGATACGGGACAAATTAATCCACGCTTACTTTGGAGTGAACCTGAAAGTAGTCTGGCTATCCATCAAAGAAGGCATTCCAGAAGCAAAACCGGATATCAAGCGCATACTGGATGAAATGTAA
- a CDS encoding nucleotidyltransferase family protein: protein MLENRKDTEIYIRKLHEMLPELKEKYHISYLGIFGSYIRGEQKPGSDLDILVEFSRTPTIFKFVNLENYLSEALGVKVDLVMKDALKPNIGKHILNEVEAV from the coding sequence ATGCTGGAAAACCGAAAAGACACTGAAATCTATATCAGAAAACTCCATGAAATGCTCCCGGAGCTTAAAGAAAAATACCACATTAGTTACCTGGGAATTTTCGGGTCCTACATTCGTGGAGAGCAGAAACCCGGAAGCGACCTGGACATACTCGTTGAGTTTTCCAGAACCCCTACTATTTTTAAATTTGTAAATCTCGAAAACTACCTTTCGGAGGCTCTTGGCGTTAAGGTAGACCTGGTTATGAAAGACGCGTTAAAGCCGAATATAGGCAAACATATCCTGAACGAAGTTGAAGCTGTCTGA
- a CDS encoding type II toxin-antitoxin system HicB family antitoxin has product MRFKIILEEDEEVGGFIASFPGLPGCFSQGDTVEEAIENIKEAIQACLESLSEDELHTPF; this is encoded by the coding sequence ATGCGGTTCAAAATTATCCTTGAGGAAGACGAAGAAGTAGGGGGATTTATTGCCAGCTTTCCCGGTTTGCCTGGCTGTTTTTCGCAGGGAGATACTGTAGAGGAAGCTATTGAGAATATTAAAGAAGCAATTCAGGCCTGCCTGGAATCCCTCTCAGAAGACGAACTGCATACTCCTTTTTGA
- a CDS encoding Fic family protein: MANTDTFLIQEELLARINEKMKQLNSMRPIPADALGRLHDEMRLVHTYHSNAIEGNTLTLQETKLVLEEELTIGGKSLREHLEATNNAKAFDRMGELAKKKRAIDHVIIQEIHEIVTRGILEDAGRYRTRNIRITGAVKAPPDWSKIVKLMDELIQKIAESKKHPIETASFLHHRFVEIHPFSDGNGRAARLLTNLYLIARDYPPVVLKKEDWGKYYKSLRAADSGNLEPFANFIAKAVDENLTLYLSISGGKDELMPLKELATETPYSQEYLSLRARQGLLDAVKIGKTWHSSKHAVEKYLSEHGKKDV; encoded by the coding sequence ATGGCCAATACCGATACTTTTCTGATTCAAGAAGAACTTCTTGCACGAATAAATGAAAAAATGAAGCAGCTAAACTCCATGCGGCCCATTCCAGCAGATGCTTTAGGTAGGCTCCATGACGAGATGAGGTTAGTGCACACCTACCACTCGAACGCGATAGAAGGTAATACGCTAACACTCCAGGAAACAAAACTTGTCCTGGAAGAAGAGCTGACTATTGGCGGAAAATCGCTCAGAGAACATCTTGAGGCGACTAACAACGCAAAAGCTTTTGACCGGATGGGAGAGTTAGCAAAGAAAAAACGTGCGATAGACCATGTTATAATTCAGGAAATCCATGAAATTGTAACCAGAGGCATACTTGAGGATGCAGGTAGATACCGTACCAGAAACATAAGGATAACCGGCGCGGTAAAGGCTCCGCCCGATTGGTCGAAGATAGTAAAACTGATGGATGAACTTATCCAAAAGATAGCTGAGAGCAAGAAGCATCCCATTGAAACAGCTTCCTTCCTGCATCACAGGTTTGTAGAAATTCATCCATTCAGCGATGGAAACGGACGGGCAGCCCGGCTTCTCACAAACCTGTATTTGATTGCAAGGGATTATCCCCCTGTCGTGCTCAAAAAAGAGGACTGGGGAAAATATTACAAGTCACTTAGAGCCGCAGATTCTGGAAACCTGGAACCGTTTGCCAATTTCATTGCAAAAGCTGTAGATGAAAACCTGACCCTCTATCTCTCCATATCAGGAGGAAAGGATGAACTGATGCCTCTGAAAGAACTTGCCACGGAAACCCCTTATTCTCAAGAATACCTCAGTCTGCGAGCCAGACAGGGGCTTCTGGATGCAGTAAAAATAGGAAAAACATGGCACAGTTCAAAACATGCGGTTGAGAAATATCTATCCGAGCATGGGAAAAAAGATGTTTGA
- a CDS encoding type II toxin-antitoxin system HicB family antitoxin, whose protein sequence is MLIQYIHAALERAKYEIIDDEEPYYGEVPELEGVWATGKTLEECRGNLEEVIDEWIVIRLRNGLYLPGFCKFSNYI, encoded by the coding sequence ATGCTTATCCAGTACATCCACGCAGCTCTTGAAAGGGCAAAATATGAAATAATCGATGACGAAGAACCCTATTATGGAGAAGTTCCCGAACTTGAGGGTGTATGGGCTACAGGCAAGACTCTGGAAGAATGCCGTGGAAATCTGGAAGAAGTTATTGATGAATGGATCGTTATCAGATTAAGAAATGGACTCTACCTACCCGGATTCTGCAAGTTTTCGAATTACATTTAA
- a CDS encoding type II toxin-antitoxin system HicA family toxin: protein MKVREVIKHLEADGWYLVATKGSHRQYKHPAKPGRVTIAGHSGDDLAPGTLNSILKQAQLKIED from the coding sequence ATGAAAGTACGTGAGGTCATAAAACATCTTGAAGCCGATGGCTGGTATCTGGTTGCAACAAAAGGCAGCCACCGGCAATACAAACATCCTGCTAAACCAGGTAGGGTGACAATTGCAGGTCATAGTGGAGATGATCTTGCTCCAGGAACATTGAACAGCATATTAAAACAAGCTCAATTAAAAATAGAGGACTAA
- a CDS encoding type II toxin-antitoxin system HicB family antitoxin, with the protein MHRFLVVIEKANNNYSAYSPDLPGCVATGSTREEAEKNIYEAIEMHVQGLLEDNLPIPESESFAEYVAIAEKSSTSSEVV; encoded by the coding sequence ATGCACCGTTTCCTCGTTGTAATCGAAAAAGCAAATAACAATTATTCAGCATATTCTCCTGACCTTCCGGGCTGTGTAGCTACCGGCTCTACCCGAGAAGAAGCAGAGAAAAATATCTACGAAGCCATTGAAATGCACGTTCAGGGATTACTGGAAGACAATTTACCTATTCCGGAATCAGAATCCTTTGCCGAGTACGTGGCTATTGCTGAAAAATCCTCTACCAGTTCTGAAGTTGTATAA
- a CDS encoding class I SAM-dependent methyltransferase — MFKKPESVLHLLSKLSRNSKESSSRIVIKINVIDKQISNCNLTLLASRRRNLFWDEVYKGTPPWDIDHPQPAFQALIESGEIRPGRALDIGCGRGENAIMLAKNGCDVTGIDLAKDAISDAKAKAIERHVKVNFIVGNVLEMDQLFTEDEFDIVIDSGLFHVITDEERLLFTRHVHKVLKEGGKYFMLCFSDKEPGEYELPRRASKAEIESTFSPLFNIIYIKDVIFDSLLNPGRRQAYLLSATKS, encoded by the coding sequence TTGTTTAAAAAACCCGAAAGTGTTCTACATCTGTTATCAAAACTATCCAGAAATTCAAAAGAAAGTTCATCCAGAATAGTTATTAAGATTAATGTTATTGATAAGCAGATATCAAATTGTAACTTAACGCTTTTAGCTTCGAGGAGGAGAAATTTGTTCTGGGATGAAGTATATAAGGGCACGCCACCGTGGGATATTGATCATCCTCAGCCTGCTTTTCAGGCTCTGATAGAAAGTGGAGAAATCAGGCCTGGTCGAGCTCTGGACATAGGATGTGGCCGGGGTGAGAATGCGATAATGCTGGCTAAGAATGGTTGTGACGTCACAGGAATAGACCTTGCTAAAGACGCTATCTCCGATGCAAAGGCAAAGGCCATAGAGCGCCATGTTAAGGTAAATTTTATTGTAGGAAATGTACTGGAGATGGACCAGCTTTTCACGGAAGATGAGTTTGATATTGTTATTGACTCCGGCTTGTTTCATGTGATAACGGACGAAGAGAGGCTACTCTTTACTCGACATGTGCACAAAGTGCTCAAGGAAGGTGGCAAATACTTCATGTTGTGTTTCTCTGATAAGGAGCCGGGCGAATACGAGCTGCCAAGAAGAGCTTCAAAAGCTGAAATAGAGAGTACTTTTTCGCCTCTATTTAATATAATCTATATAAAAGACGTGATTTTCGATTCGCTGCTTAACCCTGGTCGCAGGCAAGCCTACCTTTTGTCGGCTACAAAAAGTTAA
- a CDS encoding AAA family ATPase — protein sequence MYISKIRMQNFRCFCDTSVEFYEGLNVFIGENNSGKTTVLKALQLIFDNSVSKKLSIDDFYKGISSFDEPPQITITISIQETESEKIEDKAVVATWLTKLNSPCEATLTYKYFLPETDLEEYKKELNERDQSLISEWDILERFLQRYVSRIYAGNPISKNRVESEYLEKFDCTFLDALRNVENSIYNGKNSLLKNVLNYFLDYNLKSSIKKLEQDLEDTDSKAKLDECLTKLECCRNEFRGQSKDLLDSIRGRLDTGHILSLVESTGASVCGKPDIEGELSESDILSTLKLIIKSNSGMQIPIFNNGLGYNNLIYISLVLSNLEIITSDHFGENAKIFPILLIEEPEAHLHPALQYNFLRFLKEEIKNKNISRQIFVTTHSTHITAAVGLDSIICMESHKDHILARYPSLVFSDKPDDIESKKYIERYLDATKSNMLFSKGVIFVEGLAEQLLVPRLAEYRSLPLDKCHIAVVGVGGSTFKHFIKLFGGGIDENNKNYTLSKRVSCIVDVDPQKIPIEGRNRRWKKCWPFEVGQNLDSYEYKPISSVITNLEEALSKSNTENVKIFYNKTQKGKTLEYDLAFENKDSPLLVSGSVEISKDVSALIESSSLTPEDKSKAIFAAFYLESVEDTKGSMAFELANNLINNFNLSEGSLEFNLPLHIKNAISWVCRGVCNEPQ from the coding sequence ATGTATATTTCCAAAATCAGGATGCAAAATTTTAGATGTTTCTGTGACACATCTGTCGAATTTTATGAGGGCTTAAATGTATTCATCGGAGAAAATAACTCTGGTAAAACCACTGTTTTAAAGGCTCTCCAACTCATTTTTGATAATTCTGTATCTAAAAAATTAAGTATTGACGACTTTTATAAAGGAATATCTTCTTTTGACGAACCTCCTCAAATCACAATTACTATTTCTATCCAGGAAACTGAATCTGAAAAAATAGAAGACAAAGCTGTTGTTGCAACTTGGCTAACTAAATTAAACTCTCCTTGTGAAGCAACTCTTACCTACAAGTATTTTCTTCCAGAAACTGATCTAGAGGAGTATAAAAAAGAGTTAAATGAAAGAGATCAGTCACTTATAAGTGAATGGGATATTTTAGAACGTTTTCTTCAAAGGTACGTGTCAAGAATCTATGCCGGAAATCCAATTTCAAAAAATAGAGTAGAATCTGAATATTTAGAAAAATTTGATTGTACATTTTTAGATGCATTAAGGAACGTTGAGAATTCTATCTACAATGGAAAGAACTCTTTACTCAAAAACGTGTTGAACTATTTCCTTGACTATAACTTAAAGAGTAGCATAAAGAAACTGGAACAAGATCTAGAAGATACAGATTCGAAGGCAAAATTGGATGAGTGCTTAACAAAATTGGAGTGTTGTAGGAATGAGTTTAGAGGACAATCAAAGGATTTATTGGATTCAATAAGAGGTAGATTGGATACAGGACATATATTGAGTTTAGTTGAGAGTACTGGAGCATCTGTGTGTGGAAAGCCTGATATTGAGGGGGAGTTAAGCGAATCTGATATACTTTCTACATTAAAGCTTATTATAAAGAGTAACTCGGGGATGCAGATTCCAATTTTCAACAACGGGTTAGGTTATAACAATTTAATTTATATTTCCTTAGTGTTATCAAATTTAGAAATTATTACATCTGATCATTTTGGAGAAAACGCAAAAATCTTTCCCATTTTATTAATTGAAGAACCCGAAGCACACTTGCATCCTGCACTTCAATATAATTTCTTAAGGTTCCTAAAAGAAGAAATCAAAAATAAAAACATTAGCAGACAGATTTTTGTAACAACCCATTCGACTCACATAACCGCTGCTGTAGGGTTAGATTCAATAATTTGCATGGAATCTCACAAAGATCATATATTAGCGCGATATCCTAGTCTAGTTTTTTCAGATAAACCAGATGACATTGAGTCTAAAAAATATATCGAAAGATACTTGGATGCAACAAAATCAAACATGCTTTTTTCAAAAGGAGTCATTTTTGTAGAGGGTCTTGCAGAGCAGTTGCTTGTACCGCGGTTAGCTGAGTATAGAAGCTTACCACTAGATAAATGTCATATTGCTGTAGTAGGCGTAGGTGGTTCTACATTTAAACATTTCATAAAACTCTTTGGTGGGGGTATTGATGAGAATAATAAGAATTACACCTTATCAAAAAGGGTTTCTTGTATTGTCGACGTGGATCCTCAAAAGATTCCTATTGAAGGTAGAAACAGAAGATGGAAAAAATGTTGGCCTTTTGAGGTTGGACAAAATTTAGATTCTTATGAGTACAAACCTATTTCCAGCGTAATAACTAATCTTGAGGAAGCTCTTAGTAAATCTAACACTGAAAATGTAAAAATCTTTTATAATAAAACTCAAAAAGGTAAGACATTAGAGTACGACTTAGCATTTGAAAATAAAGATTCACCTTTATTAGTTTCTGGTTCCGTAGAAATTAGTAAAGATGTGAGTGCTCTTATTGAGTCTTCTAGCTTAACTCCTGAGGACAAATCTAAGGCTATTTTTGCTGCTTTTTATCTTGAATCCGTAGAAGATACTAAGGGATCCATGGCTTTTGAATTAGCTAATAACTTAATTAATAATTTTAATCTCAGTGAAGGATCGTTGGAATTTAATTTGCCTTTGCACATAAAAAATGCTATTTCATGGGTCTGTAGGGGAGTTTGCAATGAACCACAGTAA
- a CDS encoding UvrD-helicase domain-containing protein: protein MNHSKSILISSGDVLDNFDHHFRVIAGPGAGKTYWLTNHVKNVVKHSSRLNPVSKVACITYTNIAAEQVLNNLGECVDKVEVSTIHSFFYKNIIKPYASHLYDELGNQLIAVEKIDGHEEHNPSFKKIESWIGEYNPDLKFLIYQENGKKISSALSHLTWEVESSGKCFLDVPKEYRLPKKLKKSYFDYKKLYWQEGRIHHEDVLYFSYRILCENPILLIFLSAKFPYIFLDEFQDTNPIQTMIVKMLAKSGSTIGVIGDPAQSIYSFQGAKREDFLDFYIQDIAYYEIQDNRRSTSKIIRLLNHMRKKGPVQQDCIRNEEGECVRVIIYQKIDDVFDNLTPESDFCVLTLKNSFVTKLKSTSQDNCLEIWDKFKNLDYNRQIFYYHLSVAIAYARQHRYENALNEFLHVFRPNHDGELREPLKGQIPSPLLSRSIAISVLEHVLDLEPFNLSLYRVNESLFSFLSDNGNKYGIFLKKIAKGNFKKFSESVLFSNLVSGVKLGEDLGYIRTIHKAKGAEFKTVFVYLHDESHLNCVLNPDLENEDDLHRIFYVAFSRAMDNLFILTPSLSPENWESLKGLNLEIEIYESIEAEHEYIPKINNRVNRSLLDFF, encoded by the coding sequence ATGAACCACAGTAAATCTATTTTGATTTCTTCAGGAGATGTTTTAGATAATTTTGATCATCATTTTAGAGTCATTGCGGGCCCAGGTGCGGGAAAAACTTACTGGTTGACTAATCATGTTAAGAATGTAGTTAAACACTCTAGCAGGTTAAATCCAGTGTCAAAAGTAGCATGTATCACGTATACCAACATTGCTGCGGAACAAGTTTTAAATAATCTAGGAGAATGTGTCGATAAAGTTGAAGTCTCAACAATTCACAGTTTTTTTTATAAAAATATAATAAAACCTTACGCATCTCATTTATATGACGAGCTTGGAAATCAATTAATAGCAGTAGAAAAAATTGATGGACATGAAGAGCATAATCCCTCTTTTAAGAAAATTGAATCTTGGATTGGAGAATATAACCCCGATCTTAAGTTTTTAATCTATCAAGAAAACGGGAAAAAAATTTCTTCTGCATTGAGTCATTTAACGTGGGAAGTTGAATCTTCTGGTAAGTGTTTTCTTGATGTACCAAAAGAATACCGATTGCCAAAAAAATTAAAAAAATCATATTTTGACTATAAAAAATTATACTGGCAAGAAGGACGAATTCATCATGAAGATGTTCTATACTTTTCTTATAGAATTTTATGTGAGAATCCCATCTTATTGATATTTTTGAGTGCAAAATTCCCATATATTTTTTTGGATGAATTTCAAGATACAAATCCCATCCAAACTATGATTGTTAAAATGTTAGCTAAATCAGGCTCTACCATTGGCGTAATTGGTGACCCCGCTCAATCTATTTACTCTTTTCAAGGTGCAAAAAGAGAAGATTTTTTGGATTTCTATATTCAGGACATTGCTTATTATGAGATACAAGACAATAGAAGGAGTACATCTAAGATTATAAGACTCTTAAACCATATGAGGAAAAAAGGTCCAGTACAACAAGATTGCATAAGAAATGAGGAAGGAGAATGTGTTCGTGTAATTATATACCAAAAAATTGACGACGTTTTCGATAACTTAACTCCTGAATCTGACTTTTGTGTCTTAACTTTGAAAAATTCATTTGTTACTAAATTGAAAAGCACGTCTCAAGATAATTGCCTAGAGATATGGGATAAGTTCAAAAATCTAGACTACAACCGTCAGATATTTTATTATCATCTTTCAGTTGCAATTGCATACGCTCGTCAACATAGGTATGAAAATGCACTAAATGAGTTTTTACATGTATTTAGACCGAATCATGATGGAGAATTAAGAGAGCCTTTAAAAGGACAAATTCCTTCTCCACTTTTAAGCAGAAGTATTGCTATATCTGTTCTAGAACATGTACTGGATCTTGAGCCTTTTAATTTAAGTCTATATCGTGTCAACGAATCTCTTTTCTCATTTTTGTCGGACAATGGCAATAAATATGGAATTTTTTTGAAAAAAATAGCAAAAGGAAATTTTAAAAAGTTCTCGGAATCTGTTTTGTTTAGTAACCTTGTTAGTGGTGTTAAGCTTGGAGAGGATTTGGGTTATATTAGAACGATACATAAAGCAAAGGGTGCAGAGTTTAAGACTGTTTTTGTCTACTTACATGATGAGTCTCATTTAAACTGTGTTTTGAATCCAGATCTTGAGAATGAAGATGATTTACATAGAATATTTTACGTTGCTTTCAGTAGAGCAATGGATAACCTGTTTATTCTAACTCCGTCTCTTTCACCTGAAAATTGGGAATCTTTGAAGGGGCTAAATTTAGAGATTGAGATATATGAGAGTATAGAAGCTGAACATGAATATATACCTAAAATCAATAACCGTGTGAATAGATCTTTATTAGATTTTTTCTGA
- a CDS encoding argininosuccinate synthase, translating into MVKKVALAYSGGLDTSVCIPILKEKYGYDEVITISVDVGQPEEEIKKADAKAEKISNKHYTIDAKEEFVKDYIFPLIKANGDYEGYVMGTSVARPLIAKKVVEAAIKEGAVALAHGCTGKGNDQLRFEAVFRQTDMDVIAPMREMNLTREWEIDYAKEHGIPVEVTKAKPWSVDENIWSRSIEGGKLEDPSFVPPEEIFEWTKSAEDAPNEPRIVDIDFEAGVPVALDGEKLGGYALVRKLNEIAGENGVGRTDMIEDRVLGLKARENYEHPAATVLLAAHADLEKLVLTRGELKFKKIVDEQWSELAYYGLVDEPLYADLNAFIDKSQERVTGTVKVKLYKGALTILARSSPNALYSEDLVSFDSQTIDQKDAEGFAKYHGFQARMYRKVMEK; encoded by the coding sequence ATGGTAAAGAAAGTTGCACTTGCATATTCCGGTGGGCTTGACACCTCTGTGTGCATCCCCATCCTCAAGGAAAAGTACGGGTACGATGAAGTAATTACAATTTCAGTAGACGTCGGCCAGCCCGAAGAAGAGATCAAAAAAGCTGATGCAAAAGCCGAGAAGATCAGCAACAAACACTACACGATCGATGCAAAGGAAGAGTTCGTAAAAGACTACATCTTCCCCCTGATCAAAGCCAACGGAGACTACGAAGGCTATGTCATGGGCACATCGGTAGCCCGCCCGCTGATTGCCAAAAAAGTGGTGGAAGCTGCCATTAAAGAAGGCGCAGTCGCCCTTGCCCACGGCTGTACCGGAAAAGGCAACGACCAGCTCCGCTTCGAAGCCGTCTTCCGCCAGACCGACATGGACGTAATCGCCCCCATGCGGGAGATGAACCTGACCCGCGAGTGGGAAATCGACTACGCAAAAGAGCACGGAATCCCGGTAGAAGTTACAAAAGCCAAGCCCTGGAGCGTTGACGAAAATATCTGGAGCCGCAGCATCGAAGGCGGAAAGCTTGAAGACCCCTCCTTTGTCCCGCCGGAAGAGATCTTCGAGTGGACCAAATCCGCAGAAGATGCCCCGAACGAGCCCAGGATCGTTGACATCGACTTTGAAGCCGGAGTCCCTGTAGCCCTCGACGGCGAAAAGCTCGGCGGTTACGCCCTTGTCAGGAAGCTGAACGAAATTGCAGGCGAGAACGGCGTCGGCAGGACAGATATGATCGAAGACCGTGTCCTTGGCTTAAAAGCCCGCGAGAACTACGAGCACCCGGCTGCAACCGTCCTCCTCGCAGCCCACGCCGACCTCGAGAAACTCGTCCTGACCCGCGGGGAACTGAAGTTCAAGAAGATCGTCGACGAACAGTGGTCCGAACTTGCCTATTACGGGCTTGTTGACGAGCCGCTTTATGCCGACCTCAACGCCTTTATCGACAAGTCCCAGGAAAGGGTCACGGGTACAGTGAAAGTGAAGCTCTACAAAGGCGCACTTACTATCCTTGCCCGCAGCTCGCCAAATGCACTTTATTCTGAGGATCTGGTTTCTTTTGACAGCCAGACCATTGACCAGAAGGATGCGGAAGGGTTTGCGAAGTATCACGGGTTCCAGGCGAGGATGTACAGGAAAGTAATGGAGAAATAA